Proteins found in one Primulina eburnea isolate SZY01 chromosome 16, ASM2296580v1, whole genome shotgun sequence genomic segment:
- the LOC140816558 gene encoding uncharacterized protein — translation MLKFLSKVRIEFNALDPRIASCMEFLAQCNARKAKESNPSCQVQVKRRTDDFPPNITVTFVNGVEESFEATSTPAQKIRNLILEKGQFLETEQMFREAGEKWPVVVPEEEISQPFTGIKPRKAEEK, via the exons ATGTTGAAATTTTTGTCGAAGGTGAGGATCGAGTTTAACGCACTGGACCCACGCATAGCATCGTGCATGGAGTTCTTAGCTCAATGCAACGCTCGCAAGGCCAAAGAATCGAACCCAAGTTGCCAGGTCCAGGTCAAGCGCCGCACCGACGATTTCCCGCCCAATATTACAGTAACTTTCGTCAACGGCGTCGAGGAGTCCTTCGAAGCTACCTCTACTCCAGCGCAAAAAATCCGCAACCTGATTCTCGAGAAGGGCCAGTTTCTCGAGACTGAACAGATGTTTCGCGAAGCCGGTGAGAAATGGCCCGTCGTTGTCCCCGAAGAAGAGATCAGTCAACCGTTTACTGGAATTAAG CCAAGAAAAGCAGAAGAGAAGTAG
- the LOC140816169 gene encoding zinc finger CCCH domain-containing protein 6-like isoform X1, with translation MGGSQKSKRVSWASDVNLCQVRLFLSEESPSQVGLGTQDHLQAKTQWPDQSGDTGTDYNLPPGFEGIQHANLWRFNLSQAPLVTWRWPPRFEVNSEWAVVAGEESTEIEAQNQREMRVLEAVYPRLSAIPPNPSALMCAEDSIVNDQNTPVVPITPIEEEEAALDNTTFTSEATTTNLTSSQPQHPSHSSISSHGSATNGILSTDVEPDVVSAAQAALTSILSNGDQHNLIDRDLLLKILSNPKTVEQLLTNHATYFSSQNTPSSGMLNMPSSKFQGQPIIGGQPGTTSSTQLMPSSHTSNLPSYSLQNVPSIGVHNRPSTSTQYTPNLRSPPKNSFDSVDFATDRREPLSTHLSRPEIISPSIATASTHLSRPEIISPSMATASIPFYPPIRNVRPSLPDVIMSAPSPGVPLVKDASYYKSLIQQHGEERRESLPQFANQSIQPLGTSQEPMHAAKLKDSKQKIMKPCIFFNSARGCRNGANCPYQHDVSSQQRIGGVPEVQSAKRVKIDREITGT, from the exons aTGGGAGGATCGCAGAAATCGAAAAGGGTCTCTTGGGCTTCAGATGTTAATCTTTGTCAG GTAAGGTTGTTTTTGTCCGAAGAATCTCCCTCGCAAGTGGGATTGGGAACACAAGATCACCTCCAGGCAAAGACACAGTGGCCAGACCAGTCTGGGGATACAGGAACTGATTACAATTTACCTCCAGGCTTTGAAGGTATCCAGCATGCAAATCTTTGGAGATTTAATCTGTCTCAAGCACCCCTAGTTACGTGGAGATGGCCTCCAAGA TTTGAAGTGAATAGTGAATGGGCAGTGGTTGCAGGGGAAGAGAGCACAGAAATTGAAGCACAGAATCAACGAGAAATGAGAGTTCTAGAAGCCGTATATCCACGCCTGTCAGCTATTCCTCCAAA CCCTTCCGCATTAATGTGTGCTGAAGACTCAATTGTCAATGATCAAAACACTCCTGTGGTTCCTATCACACCAATTGAAGAAGAGGAGGCTGCATTGGATAACACAACATTTACCTCTGAGGCCACCACCACCAACCTCACAAGTTCACAACCCCAGCACCCGTCCCATTCATCAATTTCATCTCATGGCAGTGCCACAAATGGAATTTTATCTACAGATGTCGAGCCCGATGTCGTCTCTGCTGCACAGGCTGCCTTGACTTCGATCTTGTCAAATGGAGATCAGCATAATCTGATCGATCGGGATTTACTTCTGAAAATTCTCAGCAATCCAAAAACGGTCGAGCAACTCTTGACAAACCATGCTACATATTTCAGCTCGCAGAATACGCCATCATCTGGAATGCTTAACATGCCTTCCTCCAAGTTTCAGGGTCAGCCAATCATCGGAGGACAACCTGGTACAACATCCAGTACACAACTTATGCCGTCATCTCATACATCCAATTTGCCATCATACAGCCTACAGAATGTGCCATCCATTGGAGTGCATAATAGGCCATCTACCAGTACACAGTACACACCCAATTTAAGGTCTCCACCCAAGAATTCATTTGATTCTGTCGACTTTGCCACCGACAGAAGAGAACCACTTTCTACTCACCTTTCAAGACCAGAAATCATCTCCCCTTCAATTGCTACAGCAAGTACTCACCTTTCAAGACCAGAAATCATCTCCCCTTCAATGGCTACAGCGAGTATACCTTTTTACCCCCCGATCAGGAATGTACGGCCTTCTTTACCTGATGTAATAATGTCAGCACCTTCGCCGGGAGTTCCATTGGTGAAGGACGCTAGTTATTACAAGAGCCTCATTCAGCAACATGGAGAAGAAAGACGGGAAAGTTTGCCTCAATTCGCAAATCAAAGCATCCAACCACTGGGGACAAGTCAAGAGCCGATGCATGCGGCAAAATTAAAAGACTCGAAACAAAAAATAATGAAGCCTTGCATCTTTTTTAACAGCGCAAGGGGTTGCAGGAATGGAGCTAATTGCCCATATCAGCACGATGTGTCGTCCCAACAAAGGATTGGTGGTGTTCCAGAGGTTCAAAGTGCCAAGAGGGTTAAAATTGACAGAGAGATTACTGGTACTTGA
- the LOC140816169 gene encoding zinc finger CCCH domain-containing protein 6-like isoform X2, giving the protein MASKMVAGEESTEIEAQNQREMRVLEAVYPRLSAIPPNPSALMCAEDSIVNDQNTPVVPITPIEEEEAALDNTTFTSEATTTNLTSSQPQHPSHSSISSHGSATNGILSTDVEPDVVSAAQAALTSILSNGDQHNLIDRDLLLKILSNPKTVEQLLTNHATYFSSQNTPSSGMLNMPSSKFQGQPIIGGQPGTTSSTQLMPSSHTSNLPSYSLQNVPSIGVHNRPSTSTQYTPNLRSPPKNSFDSVDFATDRREPLSTHLSRPEIISPSIATASTHLSRPEIISPSMATASIPFYPPIRNVRPSLPDVIMSAPSPGVPLVKDASYYKSLIQQHGEERRESLPQFANQSIQPLGTSQEPMHAAKLKDSKQKIMKPCIFFNSARGCRNGANCPYQHDVSSQQRIGGVPEVQSAKRVKIDREITGT; this is encoded by the exons ATGGCCTCCAAGA TGGTTGCAGGGGAAGAGAGCACAGAAATTGAAGCACAGAATCAACGAGAAATGAGAGTTCTAGAAGCCGTATATCCACGCCTGTCAGCTATTCCTCCAAA CCCTTCCGCATTAATGTGTGCTGAAGACTCAATTGTCAATGATCAAAACACTCCTGTGGTTCCTATCACACCAATTGAAGAAGAGGAGGCTGCATTGGATAACACAACATTTACCTCTGAGGCCACCACCACCAACCTCACAAGTTCACAACCCCAGCACCCGTCCCATTCATCAATTTCATCTCATGGCAGTGCCACAAATGGAATTTTATCTACAGATGTCGAGCCCGATGTCGTCTCTGCTGCACAGGCTGCCTTGACTTCGATCTTGTCAAATGGAGATCAGCATAATCTGATCGATCGGGATTTACTTCTGAAAATTCTCAGCAATCCAAAAACGGTCGAGCAACTCTTGACAAACCATGCTACATATTTCAGCTCGCAGAATACGCCATCATCTGGAATGCTTAACATGCCTTCCTCCAAGTTTCAGGGTCAGCCAATCATCGGAGGACAACCTGGTACAACATCCAGTACACAACTTATGCCGTCATCTCATACATCCAATTTGCCATCATACAGCCTACAGAATGTGCCATCCATTGGAGTGCATAATAGGCCATCTACCAGTACACAGTACACACCCAATTTAAGGTCTCCACCCAAGAATTCATTTGATTCTGTCGACTTTGCCACCGACAGAAGAGAACCACTTTCTACTCACCTTTCAAGACCAGAAATCATCTCCCCTTCAATTGCTACAGCAAGTACTCACCTTTCAAGACCAGAAATCATCTCCCCTTCAATGGCTACAGCGAGTATACCTTTTTACCCCCCGATCAGGAATGTACGGCCTTCTTTACCTGATGTAATAATGTCAGCACCTTCGCCGGGAGTTCCATTGGTGAAGGACGCTAGTTATTACAAGAGCCTCATTCAGCAACATGGAGAAGAAAGACGGGAAAGTTTGCCTCAATTCGCAAATCAAAGCATCCAACCACTGGGGACAAGTCAAGAGCCGATGCATGCGGCAAAATTAAAAGACTCGAAACAAAAAATAATGAAGCCTTGCATCTTTTTTAACAGCGCAAGGGGTTGCAGGAATGGAGCTAATTGCCCATATCAGCACGATGTGTCGTCCCAACAAAGGATTGGTGGTGTTCCAGAGGTTCAAAGTGCCAAGAGGGTTAAAATTGACAGAGAGATTACTGGTACTTGA